In the Mytilus trossulus isolate FHL-02 chromosome 1, PNRI_Mtr1.1.1.hap1, whole genome shotgun sequence genome, one interval contains:
- the LOC134687215 gene encoding WD repeat-containing protein 70-like, producing the protein MADNMENKKSDLGTQKKPRSFDINAMFEEARKTAIERTHGNIEHHEDAETKQTTKPDKSSSSSGSDSSDSSDSESDKTSGKPKIKTSSNDDEMIGPPLPPGFGPVVEDKLKQSQKYDSDDDDSEEEEETLDQKIPSSHEISLNHGAKTVSALTLDPSGARLVTGGNDYQVKFFDFAGMDASLRYFRQIQPCESHPIRQLQYSSTGDKILVVSGNCKPKVLDRDGHEVLECMKGDPYINDVANTKGHTAMLNGGCWNPKVREEFMTCSNDASVRLWDVNTGCKKHKNIMKPKTQQGRKCIPTACCYSTDGRWIACGCQDGSIQIWDHNKNFVNVGMVSRTAHMNGTDTSSLCFSYDDRVLASRGGDDTVKLWDIRNFKTPLVTRDGLTNFFPVTDCIFSPDDRMVVTGLSIKKGQGKGKLLFMDRQTLDTVTEIEISDSSVVRCLWHPRLNQIVVGSADGIVKLFYDPKKSHRGALLCVVKKPRESKQMQVLSKTQIITPYALPMFREARPTSTRKFEERQRKDPLKSRRPDLPITGPGEGGRLAEKGATLSQYVVQSMILRKPDKYESNPREAILRHAKEAAENPFWVDVAYQKTQPKKIFQQPQEEKGEDDDDHPLYKKHKMG; encoded by the exons ATGGCAGACAATatggaaaacaaaaaatctgatTTAG gAACACAGAAGAAGCCAAGGTCCTTTGATATAAATGCCATGTTTGAAGAGGCTAGAAAAACAGCTATAGAGAGAACACATG GTAATATTGAACACCACGAAGACGCAGAAACTAAACAAACTACAAAACCAGATAAATCCAGCAGTAGCTCAGGCAGTGATTCAAGTGACTCATCTGATTCTGAATCTGACAAAACTTCTGGAAAacccaaaataaaaacaagttcAAATGATGATGAAATGATAGGTCCCCCATTACCACCTGGATTTGGGCCTGTTGTAGaggataaattaaaacaaagccAGAAATATGATTCTGATGATGATGATTCTGAGGAAGAAGAAGAG ACATTAGATCAAAAGATTCCATCTAGTCATGAAATAAGTCTCAATCATGGTGCTAAAACG GTATCAGCCTTAACTTTGGATCCTTCAGGAGCTAGATTAGTGACAGGAGGCAATGATTATCAGGTCAAATTCTTTGATTTTGCCGGAATGGATGCTTCATTACGGTATTTCAGACAAATCCAGCCATGTGAAAG TCATCCTATAAGACAGTTACAGTACAGTTCTACGGGTGATAAGATTCTAGTTGTGTCTGGTAACTGTAAGCCTAAAGTTTTAGATCGAGACGGTCATGAGGTGTTAGAGTGTATGAAAGGAGATCCATATATAAATGATGTAGCTAATACAAAG ggTCACACTGCAATGTTAAATGGTGGATGTTGGAACCCAAAAGTCAGAGAAGAGTTCATGACATGTTCAAATGATGC aTCTGTTAGACTTTGGGATGTCAACACAGGATGTAAAAAACATAAGAATATAATGAAACCTAAAACACAACAAGGGAGAAAATGTATTCCCACAGCTTGTTGTTATAGTACTGATGGACGATGGATAGCATGTGGTTGTCAGGATGGTTCAATACAAATATGGGACCATAATAAAAATTTT GTTAATGTTGGAATGGTGAGCAGAACAGCACATATGAATGGCACAGACACTTCTAGTTTATGTTTTTCCTATGATGATAGAGTCTTAGCATCCAGGGGAG GCGATGATACTGTCAAATTATGGGACATAAGAAACTTTAAAACACCACTTGTAACCAGAGATGGATTAACAAACTTCTTTCCAGT TACTGACTGTATATTCAGTCCAGATGACAGAATGGTGGTAACTGGtttgtcaattaaaaaaggtcaaggtaaaGGCAAGCTGCTATTTATGGACAGACAGACACTTGATACTGTGACAGAAATTGAAATATCAGACTCT AGTGTAGTAAGATGTTTATGGCATCCAAGGTTAAACCAAATAGTTGTTGGAAGTGCAGACGGCATTGTAAAGTTATTCTACGACCCAAAGAAAAGTCACAG AGGAGCACTGCTCTGTGTTGTTAAGAAACCCAGAGAGTCTAAACAGATGCAAGTGTTGTCAAAGACACAGATTATCACAC CATATGCCTTACCAATGTTCAGAGAAGCTAGACCTACAAGTACAAGGAAATTTGAAGAAAGACAACGCAAAGACCCTTTAAAATCTAGACGCCCAGATTTACCTATAACTGGACCAG GTGAAGGAGGACGATTAGCAGAAAAAGGAGCTACTTTGTCACAGTATGTTGTACAGAGTATGATACTGAGGAAACCAGATAAATATGAGAGCAATCCAAGGGAGGCTATCCTGAGACATGCTAAAGAAGCTGCAGAAAATCCTTTCTGGGTGGATGTAGCTTATCAGAA GACACAAcctaagaaaatatttcaacaacCTCAGGAAGAAAAGGGAGAAGATGATGATGACCATCCTTtgtataaaaaacacaaaatgggATGA
- the LOC134687210 gene encoding alpha-1,3/1,6-mannosyltransferase ALG2-like — protein MANLKVLFLHPDLGIGGAERAVIDAALALKSQGHQVHFVTSHHDINHCFQETRDGTLSVTTVGDWLPRGIFGRCQALCAYLRMLYAALFVVFSPPFEYDVIFCDQISACIYILKLFNAKVLFYCHFPDMLLTKRESILKKWYRAPIDWLEEKTTGMADCVLVNSKFTAGIFNETFKSLSSVNPKVLYPIPNFKALDQPLETSTDIIPPNKTTVFLSINRYERKKNLNLAVESFGMLQKKLGNNKGVHLIMAGGYDERVLENKEHYLELKELVHKLGLEDHVTFLRSFSDSDKRTLLSNCTCLLYTPDREHFGIVPVEAMYMQCPVIAVQSGGPLETVEDGKTGFLCPPEPKSFMEAMENFVSDKSLGKKMGSAGRKRVEERFSFNTFTKELISVIEKVNNGSTSNSSVLLFTLALALLINICFAVLYVCIF, from the exons ATGGCGAACCTGAAAGTCCTCTtcttgcatccagatcttggaATAGGTGGTGCAGAGAGGGCAGTCATAGATGCTGCTCTAGCCCTGAAATCTCAAGGTCATCAAGTCCACTTTGTGACTTCACACCATGATATAAATCATTGCTTTCAAGAAACAAGGGATGGAACTCTGTCTGTAACAACAGTTGGTGATTGGCTACCCAGGGGAATTTTTGGCAGATGTCAAGCATTGTGTGCCTACTTGAGAATGTTGTATGCAGCGTTATTTGTAGTATTCTCCCCTCCATTTGAGTATGATGTTATCTTCTGTGATCAGATATcagcatgtatatatattttaaaactatttaatgcCAAAGTGTTATTTTACTGCCATTTCCCTGACATGCTTTTAACAAAGAGAGAAAGTATACTAAAGAAATGGTATAGAGCTCCTATTGACTGGTTAGAAGAAAAAACAACTGGAATGGCTGATTGTGTccttgtaaacagtaaatttactG cTGGTATATTTAATGAGACCTTTAAGTCTTTATCATCTGTTAATCCAAAGGTCTTGTACCCAATACCAAACTTCAAAGCCTTAGACCAGCCATTGGAAACATCTACTGATATTATACCTCCAAATAAAACTACAGTATTCCTGTCAATTAACAGATATGAAAGGAAGAAGAATCTCAACCTAGCAGTAGAATCATTTG gTATGCTGCAGAAGAAACTTGGCAACAACAAAGGTGTACATTTGATAATGGCGGGAGGTTACGATGAAAGAGTGTTGGAGAATAAAGAACATTATCTGGAATTAAAGGAGCTTGTTCACAAATTAGGACTGGAGGATCATGTTACATTTTTAAGATCATTTAGTGATTCAGATAAAAGAACATTGCTATCAAATTGTACATGCCTTCTATACACACCAGACAGGGAACATTTTGGTATAGTACCAGTTGAAGCTATGTATATGCAGTGTCCTGTGATAGCTGTGCAAAGTGGTGGGCCATTGGAGACTGTAGAGGATGGGAAAACTGGATTTTTATGTCCTCCAGAACCAAAGAGCTTTATGGAAGCAATGGAAAATTTTGTATCTGACAAGTCTTTGGGTAAAAAAATGGGAAGTGCTGGACGTAAACGAGTTGAAgaaagattttcttttaatacatttaCAAAAGAATTAATTAGTGTAATAGAAAAGGTTAATAATGGGAGCACAAGTAATTCAAGCgttttattgtttactttaGCTTTGGCGTTActcattaatatttgttttgctgtttTGTATGTATGTATCTTTTGA